GTACCTGGCAGAGCTTTAATAAAGCCGCGAGGTCTGGCAAAATGCCTTTGCAAACCGTTTGAAACGCCCTTGAGTCGCCCCAATCCATCGCTCCAGCCCGCGCGCAACTCCGACATTACGGCGGTGTCCGTGGTAATCCCGATCTTTAACGAGAGCGCCAACCTGGAAAAGCTTTGGCAGCGCCTGCTACCGGTAGCGCAAGGGCTCCCCTACGAGTGGGAAATCATCTTTATCGACGACGGCTCCAGCGACGATTCGCTGGCACTGCTCAGTGAGATCGCGGGACGCTGTGAGCGGGTGCGGGTCGTCGAGCTGGCGCGCAATTTCGGCCAACATGCGGCCCTGCTGGCGGGGTTCCGCGAGTGCCGCGGCGATGTGGTGGTCACCCTCGACGGTGACTTGCAAAATCCCCCCGAGGAGATCCCACGCTTGCTGAAGGCGGTCGCGGCCGGCAACGACGTGGTCGGCGGCTGGCGGGCCGAGCGCCAGGACCATGCCTACCGCCGTTTCGCTTCGCGCCTGCATAATCGGGTCACTTCGCTGATCGTGGGCGTACCGATGCACGATTACGGCTGCATGCTGCGGGCCTATCGCCGTCACATCGTCGATACCGTGATCGATTGCGACGAAAAGGCGGCCTTCATTCCCGCCCTGGCCAACAGCTTCGCCAAGCGAGTGGCGGAAATCGAGGTCGATCACGACCAACGGTCGGGAGGCGAATCGAAGTATAATCTCCTCAAATTGGCTCAACTCAGCCTCAATCTGGTGACTGGCTTCTCCCTGCTCCCAATTCAAGTCGTCAGCCTGACCGGA
This is a stretch of genomic DNA from Candidatus Binataceae bacterium. It encodes these proteins:
- a CDS encoding glycosyltransferase; translated protein: MSVVIPIFNESANLEKLWQRLLPVAQGLPYEWEIIFIDDGSSDDSLALLSEIAGRCERVRVVELARNFGQHAALLAGFRECRGDVVVTLDGDLQNPPEEIPRLLKAVAAGNDVVGGWRAERQDHAYRRFASRLHNRVTSLIVGVPMHDYGCMLRAYRRHIVDTVIDCDEKAAFIPALANSFAKRVAEIEVDHDQRSGGESKYNLLKLAQLSLNLVTGFSLLPIQVVSLTGILIAVVGMLFAALLLAHRLIYGPQQEGAMWTLFAVLFFFVGLLFLALGLLGEYIGRIYQEVRRRPTYLVRAVHEGRFPVDS